Proteins co-encoded in one Pieris napi chromosome 10, ilPieNapi1.2, whole genome shotgun sequence genomic window:
- the LOC125053036 gene encoding ATP synthase subunit gamma, mitochondrial: MLGRVAPGVCAQVTMVVNHQQNRNMATLKSISLRLKSVKNIQKITQSMKMVSAAKYTRAERELKAARPYGEGSVTFYDRAEVTPPEDDPKKLYIAMTSDRGLCGAVHTSVCKVIRTKLQEPGAENIKVICVGDKSRGFLQRLYGKHIISVCNEIGRLPPTFKDAATIANAILTSGYEFGSGKIVYNKFRSVVSYEQSDLPLFSLKSIESAPKLATYDSLDSDVMQSYMEFSLASMIFYALKEGACSEQSARMTSMDNASKNAGEMIDKLTLTFNRTRQAVITRELIEIISGAAALE, translated from the exons ATGTTAGGCCGCGTAGCTCCGGGTGTCTGCGCCCAGGTGACCATGGTGGTCAACCACCAGCAGAACCGTAACATGGCTACTTTGAAGTCCATTTCGCTTCGTCTGAAATCAGTAaagaatattcaaaaaattaccCAGTCCATGAAGATGGTGTCAGCTGCTAA ATATACTCGTGCTGAGCGTGAGTTAAAGGCTGCTAGACCATATGGAGAAGGTTCTGTTACTTTCTATGACCGTGCTGAG GTAACACCGCCTGAAGATGATCCTAAGAAATTGTATATTGCCATGACTTCCGACAGAG gtCTATGTGGTGCAGTACACACTAGTGTCTGCAAAGTAATTCGTACCAAGTTGCAAGAGCCTGGTGCTGAGAACATTAAAGTGATCTGTGTGGGAGATAAGTCCCGTGGATTTTTGCAACGTCTGTATGGAAAACACATCATTAGTGTTTGTAATGAG ATTGGTCGCTTACCACCTACATTCAAAGACGCTGCCACAATTGCAAATGCAATTCTGACCTCCGGCTATGAGTTTGGATCCGGCAAGATTGTTTACAACAAGTTCAGGTCTGTTGTCTCCTATGAACAATCTGACTTGCCTCTCTTCAGCTTGAAATCTATTGAG AGTGCTCCAAAACTGGCAACATACGATTCCCTCGATTCCGACGTGATGCAATCATACATGGAGTTTTCACTCGCATCCATGATTTTCTATGCGCTCAAAGAGGGCGCTTGCTCCGAACAATCGGCTCGTATGACATCTATGGACAACGCTTCCAAGAACGCTGGAGAAATGATTGACAAACTCACGCTTACCTTCAACAGAACTCGTCAAGCCGTAATTACCAGAGAACTTATCGAAATTATCTCTGGTGCTGCCGCTTTGGAATAG
- the LOC125053038 gene encoding protein ALP1-like — protein MIVAPNNSGSEYYNYKNQFSMVLMAIADGNYNFIYANYGAKGRSSDSGIFQETPFYNALLENSLKLPRPEPITQGGTEMPYVIVGDSAFALTENIMKPYPGIHECGNKKRIFNYRLSRARRIIENVFGILCVVFRVFTKPIPLKPANCELVVIACVYLHNFLRRNSVSRSIYTPPQTFDFEDSEGNLLEGSWRRELSSFPMIDLQRRGRPASQSALCIREQFADYFITPEGRVPWQNNVA, from the coding sequence ATGATTGTGGCGCCAAATAATTCTGGAAGTGAAtactacaattataaaaatcagttCAGCATGGTACTTATGGCAATTGCAGATGGCAATTACAACTTTATTTACGCAAATTATGGAGCTAAGGGTCGGTCGTCCGACAGTGGAATATTTCAAGAAACACCGTTTTATAATGCATTGTTAGAAAACTCACTTAAACTGCCACGGCCTGAACCAATAACACAAGGCGGAACAGAAATGCCGTATGTAATTGTAGGTGACAGTGCTTTCGCGCTAACGGAGAACATCATGAAACCATATCCTGGCATTCATGAATGTGGGAACAAAAAGCGTATATTCAATTACAGACTATCAAGAGCTAGGAGGAttatagaaaatgtttttggCATTTTATGTGTGGTGTTCCGTGTATTCACTAAACCTATTCCGTTAAAACCAGCCAATTGTGAACTCGTGGTAATTGCTTGtgtatatttacataacttcTTAAGACGTAACTCAGTTTCCAGATCCATATATACACCTCCACAAACTTTTGATTTTGAAGACTCTGAAGGTAACCTATTAGAAGGTTCTTGGCGAAGGGAACTAAGTTCGTTTCCTATGATTGATTTGCAAAGACGGGGCAGGCCTGCATCACAATCAGCTCTTTGTATTAGAGAACAGTTTGCCGATTACTTTATAACTCCAGAGGGAAGAGTTCCATGGCAAAATAATGTAgcgtaa